The genomic window CAGAAAAACCATGGAAACGCCCTCGAGGAGCACTGGTTTCTCCGGGTAATCTTCACGCTCCAGCAGCGGGATCCCGAAATGCTGGGACAGAACGCGGAGGATGCGGTTCTCATCGGTCACCGAAATCTGCTCGAAGGCGTCCGCAAGAGGCAATCCCTCCATGAAATAGGCATCGCGCAACTGACAGACCTGCTCCTCCTGCAGGTTGAACTCCCGCCGGAAAGCACTGAGCAATGAAGAAGACTCGGACATATCGGCTCCTCGTCCTTTGAAATTCCCGGTAATTCCTTAACAAATCGGTCGTCAAAAGTAAACGTCGCCGTTCCTCCGGCTTCCGAAGCCCCGGCGCGTTGAGCTCAATGCTTCCCGTCGCGGTCCTTCCCGCCGGTGGTCGGATGAGCGGACGCGGCGGGGCTCCGAAAAACGCGGCGACGCCCCGCCGCAGAACCCCCGCCGGGAACTCCCGGAAAACACCCGTGGACTTTCCGGATGAGCGCTAATATACTCAGAATCGGAAAGAATATTCTTGTTGAGCACAGTGAACCCACGAATTCATCTCAACGGGAGGCCGGAAGCCCGACATGATGAGACTTGGCGTGTATGTTGCCTCAGTTTTTTGCGGGGTTTTACTCTTGTTTTCCCTTTGTGTCGCAGCCCCGGTGATGGTGGAAAAGAACCTTTTCGCCCAGGACCGCAAACCGCCTCCACCCGAATCGGCCACTCCGGCTGCCCAGTCCAATAAACCGGGCCCCTCCCACAATGCGATCCAACTGGACGGGATCATCATCCACGGCGATTCCAGGAAGGCCCTTTTGCGGTACAAGGGGCAAGTCCCCGGAGCCGAAAAGAAGAAGGACCGGTCTCCGTACGTGACCGTTCGGGAAGGCCAGCGTTTCGGGGACTACCAGGTCGTCAAGATCGAATCCAAGAGCGTCTCGCTCGAGAAGGACGGCCAGGTCTTCGTCATAAGCCTTTTCAGCGACGGCAAGGTGGTCACTCCGCTGCCGGCCGCCGCGGCGGTTCCACCGCAGCCTCGGCCCGCTCGGCCGCCTCAGCCCGGTCATCCTCCCGAGATGCCCGGGGGGAGGATGATGCCGGCGCAGCCTCCAATGCCTGAAGGAGCGGAAGGGGCGGGTCACGCGACCATGGCCGCCCCGGGTGCCGATTCCGGAACCGTTCGGCCCGGAACGCCCGCTGAATCCCCCCCCGCCCAGCCTCAGCCCGACGAGGAACCGCAGGAGGAGGAGGAAGAGGTCGCTGAAGAATCCGATCAGTAGAAGTTGATTCCGCCCGCGAGGCGATCGGGCCTGATGGACGCTGAAAGAAAACGGCGATGCCGGGAAGGATCGGGGCAGGGCGGAGGAAAATCGGCCGCCCGGTGGAAGAAGGGCATTCTCCGTAAAGGGTTCACAGCGAACCACCAATGTCCCTGCGGCAAGAAGCGGGCGCCTGTGTGGAATTTCGGGCTCAGAGCGGCCATGTCGCGCAAAGCGTGGTTCCCGCCCCTTCGGTCGATTCGACGGAGAAGGTTCCGCCGGATAGTTCGGTTCGCTCCTTCATGCTGGGGAGACCCAGACCCGATGAGGAATCGCTGCGGCGTGAGGCGCTGGTCCGGTCAAATCCGATACCGTTGTCGCCGATTTTGAGCTCGAGCGTTCCCGGCGTCTTGCGAAGGCCGATCTTGACCCGGCTGGCCTGGCTGTACTTCGCGGTGTTGTGAAGCGCCTCCTGCAATACCCGGAAAATGACGATTTTCAAGGCCTCCGGAATGTCCTCCTCCACGACCTCGATCTCCTTGTCCACCCGGAGGTGCGTGTAGGCTTTCCTGAATTGTGCGCAAAACCAGTCCATCGTGGTGAGGATGCCGAAGTCATCCAGAATGGGAGGACGAAGATCGGTCATGATTCTTCTGGATTCGTCTATGGCGTGCTGGGTGAGAACGATGACGTTCTGCAGGGATTCGTAACTCTGTGAACCCTGCCTCATCCGTCGTAGCGTCGCCTCGAGGCTGAACTTGATTGTGCTCAGAGACGATCCGATGCCGTCGTGGAGCTCCCGGGCGATCCTCTTGCGTTCCTGTTCCTGGGCTGCCAGAAGCTGACTCGACAGGAGGTGCAACTGCCGCTCCGACTCTTGCAGGGCCGCTTCGGTCTGCTTGCGTTCCGAGATATCCTCTATGATCCCGATACCTCCGATCACCTTGCCGTCCGCCGACAGGATCGGGCCGTAGTTCGCTTTCAAATTGGAAATCTTCCCTCCCGTCACCGACAGGTAGCTGCCCTCGTAATGTGCCGACTTCCCGGACATGCACGCGATGACCGCAGCCTTCATCTTCTTGTTCTTCAAGGATGTGTTCAGGTTGAAGCCCACAAGCTTCTCGGCGGTGGTGCCCCAAATCCGGAAAATGTTTTCGTTGGCCGTCGTAATGACGCAGTCGGCATCAAAGTGGAAAATGCCCAAGGGCGAATTCTCGAAGATCATGCGATACTTTTGTTCCGATTCGCGCAGTTTCGTTTCGGCTTCCTTGATCGTGGTGATATCGGTCATCGTGCTGATGGTTCCCCGATAGTCGCCCTGCTCGCCGAACATCGGCCTGCCCGAAACAAGCACCGGGATGTTCCGACCGTCCCTCGATTTCATCTGGATTTCATAAAGAGAGCCCTCCCGGTTCCTGCGCTTCTCCATCTCACGCTGAAGGATCAGCAGGTTGGCGCTGTCGAAAAGCGCCGATACCTGCATGCCGACGAGCTCCTCCCGGACGTACCCAAGAAGCCGGCACATCTTGTCGTTGGCGTAAAGGACCCGGTCATTCGCATCGCGGACGCACAGCCCTTCGTTCATGGTCTCAACCAGCATGCGAAACTGTCGTTCGCTTCTGGCCAGAGCCTGATCGGCCAACCTCTTGTCGGTTATGTCGCGAATCGACTGGATGGCGCCGACCCAGTTGCCTTTGCCGTCGTACAGGGGGGATGCCTTGCCCCACAAATAGGCGCCTTTGCCCCGGTATGCATTTGGCGCGTAAGCCTCAGCGAAATACGTCTCGCCCTGCTTTTTCACATACTGGTATTTCCGCTCGAATTTCGAATCCGCACCCATCACCAGATCGATGACGATCGGACGGCGCTCGCCGTAAAACGGCACCGCATATGCAAAATCTCCCCGGCCAAGGATGTCCTTCTTCCTCACCCCGGTCATCTCCTCGATCGCTCGATTCCACGCGATGACTTTTCCCTCGCGATCGATGACAAAAGTGGCGTCGGGAAGGAATTCAATGATATCGAGATTTCGGCGGGTGATATGGGGGCGGTCGCGGAGCGGTCTGCCTCCGGCGTCGTCGGTTATTTCTTCTCGGGCTTGTCGGGATTTCAAAGGCGGAGAGCACACCGCCTGTGTCTTGTTCCCGTCGCGTTCATCACTCACAGCAGCAGAACCTCCGCACATCGAACAGGAAATGCGAAAAGGGCAATTCCACAGGAGAATGAGATCTCAATGCGTATAATTGATAAACAATAGCACGAACGCATGCCCGCCGGAAGCGAAATCTGACAAAAGCATCACCAAATCGGCGGGTTACTGAATGACCGGAGCGATAACCCCTTCAACCGCAGTCGCTGCCGGTTCGCTATCCGTGCCGGGGCCTTTGCGGCGGCATAATCCGGGGGGGACGAACGATCTTGCAGGACCGGCCCGGACACCACTCCGGCGAACCGCCGACCGGCCTCCGGACCCGGCTTCGGAACCCGGTGTTTTTCCCCGAGCGGCCGGCTGCGCCGGGATGAGCGCGAGCGTTTTCCTTCGTTCCCGCGCGCCCGCCGCTGAGCGCCGATCGCCCGAAAATGCGCGATGCTCGTCCGGCTATGGTTCATCGTGCCGTGTATGGGGTGAATGCCGATAAGGGGGGCGAAAACAAAGCGGTCCTGTATCGCGTCCGCTCAAGTTGAGGCAGGAGCAGCCACCGGGACTAGGCCGTCTTCTCCGCTTCATCCGAAGTCTCGGCGACCAGCGGATCGATGTCTTTCTGCTTTATTTCCAGTCTCTTCAGGCGGCCCTTGTCGTTGATCGCGCGCTCCAACTCCCGCCTGACCTCCGACTGCGCCAGGAGCTCGGAGAGCAGAATGCGCTTATAGCTGATGCTGCGAAGCTCGTTCTCCAGGAATTCGTCACGTTCCTGCTTCAGCTTCAGGTTTTGAAGGAAAAGCTTTTCCTCGAGGGACTCGTTCTCGATGAGCAGCGTGATGAACATATCGGTGACCTTGCTCTTCCTGAGGCCCATCATGCCGATTCCCGCGGCCTTCCTCCGGTACTGGTCGAGCCTGGTTTCCAGGAAGCCGATGCGTCGGTTGAGCTCTTCCTTCTCCTGTTCGAGCCTCTGCTTCTCGTGATCCCAGAATTCCTTGAGAGCTCGCTCGATGGTCAGCATCTCTTCACGATCTTGTTCCGATTGAGTCTCGAATTTTCTCACATTGCGGCGGTATCCAAGGTAGTAGGCCGCGGCGAAAACGACAACCACGCAGAAGGTGACCGCCAATATCTGAGAGATAAGGATCAGATCCATGAACACTCTCCTCCTGCCGCCAACCGGGAGTCCCATCGTTCCCTGCGTCTGGCGCGATAAGCGACGTCGCCCGCCCCGCGAGCGGGATTGTATCCATTGCTCAACTTATTAACACAAATGAGCAAAATATCGACCAGAATATTGTCTCCAAAGGCAAAAACCACTCCCTTGCGGTATGCGCCGCGCGACGCATGGTGCGAATCATCGCGCGAAGAACGCGGCGGCGGCCCCAAAAACCGGCAGCGGACCGGCTGCGATCCGGGGCAGTCGAATTGCGGCCCGGCACTTACCTACCCCAGGGAGGTACCGACGGACCGCGCCGTCTTGATGAGGGGGGAATCCAACGGGACAAGCCGCTGTCTTCCCGCGACCTTCTCGATGGGAACCGGGACCGTTTCGCCTCCCTGGAAAGCGACCATGTGGTTGTAGCAGCGTTCTTCCACCAGTTCCATGGCCTTTACGGCAAACCGTGTGGCGAGCAAGCGATCGAGGGGTGTGGGCGTGCCTCCGCGCTGCACGTGCCCAAGAATGGTGACGCGGCACTCGATCCCGGTCTGTTCCTCGATCTCGGTCGCAATCCGGTGGCTGATCCCGCCCAGGCGAATCGGGTCCGGGCTGTCCTTGACGATTCTGTGAACGGTCTGAGTCCCTCCCACGGGAGCCGCGCCTTCGGCCACCACTACAATGCTGAACTGTCTCCCGAAGCGGCTTCGCCTTCGCGCCACTCCAATGATCTCCTTGATGGAATACGGAATTTCCGGAATCAGCACAATGTCGGCTCCCGCGGCGATCCCGGCCTCCAGGGCGAGCCAGCCCGCATTTCTTCCCATCACTTCAATGAGCATGACCCGGTGATGGGACTGTGCCGTTGTGTGAATTCGATCGATGGCCTCGGTGGCGACGGTGCGGGCCGTATCGAAGCCGAACGTGATGTCCGTCTCGGCAAGGTCCTTGTCAATGGTCTTCGGCAGGCCGATGACGTTGACTCCCTTGCGGGACAGCTTCTCCGCAATTGTCATGGTCCCGTCGCCACCCACGCAGATCAGGGCGTCCATGGCAAGATCCTCGCAAAGGGCGACGCACTCCTCGGATACGTCCACGCAACGCTCCTGGCCGCCCTCGCGCACCCGATGTTCGAAGGGATTCGCCTTGTTGCTCGAGCCCAGGATGGTCCCTCCCTGTGTGAGGATGCCGGAAACCATCTCGAAAGTCAGGATCGTGAAGCGCTTCTCGATGAGACCGAGAAACCCGTCATAGAAGCCGACGACTTCCATGTCGAAGTTGTTGACGGCGCTCTTCGTGATGCCCCTGATGACTGCGTTCAAACCGGCGCAGTCTCCTCCGCCCGTGAGAATCCCAACTCTTCTCTTACCCATTGTCTCACTCCCCTTCCAATTCTTCATCCTCGGGAGGCCCCCCGATGCCTTGCGGCGGGCAGCGTTCAAGAACGGGACAACCGATGCTCCCAAAAAGCGCGGAAAGTCCCGCTGTTCATCACAATACTCGCAGATTGCACCGCGATCAAGCCGTTGCCGTTTGTCGACGCCTGCTTCCAGTTGCGAAAAGGCCACGATAAGCAGAGTGACGAATCGTCAAAGAGGGTGGGATTTCGTAGTGGCAACGGAAGCTCCACGGATGCGCTTCCGTTGCCATGCAGGCGAGTGTTACGATCTATTTTTCCATGCGCAGAATTCGCCCATCGTCAGATGGCCGTCCCCTTTCGTGTCGGCGGACATGAACGCGCTGTGAGTGCCGCCGATCTGACCATATCCCTTGTGCTTGCCCAGACCGTCACCGGCGCGAAAGTCGTTGTAAGTCAGGTATCCTTTGCCTCCGGAGTCCAGGTTCTTGAATACCTGTTCGCATTTGCTGATGTTTCCTTCCGGGGACAGCGCCTGGCCGCTCTGAAACGCCATTACCCCTGCGCCCGTGTATACCGCCAAGCCGACCACGGCCATCAATGCCACAGCCACTAGCAACATTCTCATGGCTATTCCTCCCGGCGTCGCGATTTACAACGCTGCCTACGTCTTCCATTCCATGCCGTTCAATGCTGTTTACAAAGCCGCTTGGACCCCGTTATTCTGGGAAAGCTCTGTATTCCATCACCCAGCATCGATCTCAAAGCCTCCGTAAAATGCGACATGGATTACTTATTGATAAGCTAACGTTCTAGAAAATGATTGTCAATTGTGTCGACATCGCAACCGATTTGCCGTAAAGGACTGCGATGAATCGAACGCGGCCGGTCGTCGCCTGCGCAATCGGGTGTGGGGAGAGCCCGGGCGCTTCTTGCGCGCTATCGACATGCAAAGCGTGACCTGCCGGTGGGACCGGGAAAGGCTCACCGTGTTTCTTTCGGTGGTCCGCATGGAACGCGGCACTGCCGGAGCGCGGGGGGCCAAACGGGAAACGAAACCGACCCGGAAGGCACGGTTTGCGAGCCCGCTGGGGACATCGGGAGCGGAGCGATAAGCCCTCCGGAATTCGCGTCGCGCCGTCGGCTGCTCACCTGCCGCGCTGAACGAGTGCATACAAACACCGCGCCCGCGGGCAGGCGGATGAGGAAACCTAAAACTATTTTAATTTTATTTTATTAATGAAAAAGACACATTCTGCCGTTTGGTACCTTGAAGACCAATCAGAAGACATGTTGCGGTGCGACTTTGCCTGTGATGCATGCCACGGGGATG from Syntrophobacter fumaroxidans MPOB includes these protein-coding regions:
- a CDS encoding PAS domain-containing sensor histidine kinase, encoding MSDERDGNKTQAVCSPPLKSRQAREEITDDAGGRPLRDRPHITRRNLDIIEFLPDATFVIDREGKVIAWNRAIEEMTGVRKKDILGRGDFAYAVPFYGERRPIVIDLVMGADSKFERKYQYVKKQGETYFAEAYAPNAYRGKGAYLWGKASPLYDGKGNWVGAIQSIRDITDKRLADQALARSERQFRMLVETMNEGLCVRDANDRVLYANDKMCRLLGYVREELVGMQVSALFDSANLLILQREMEKRRNREGSLYEIQMKSRDGRNIPVLVSGRPMFGEQGDYRGTISTMTDITTIKEAETKLRESEQKYRMIFENSPLGIFHFDADCVITTANENIFRIWGTTAEKLVGFNLNTSLKNKKMKAAVIACMSGKSAHYEGSYLSVTGGKISNLKANYGPILSADGKVIGGIGIIEDISERKQTEAALQESERQLHLLSSQLLAAQEQERKRIARELHDGIGSSLSTIKFSLEATLRRMRQGSQSYESLQNVIVLTQHAIDESRRIMTDLRPPILDDFGILTTMDWFCAQFRKAYTHLRVDKEIEVVEEDIPEALKIVIFRVLQEALHNTAKYSQASRVKIGLRKTPGTLELKIGDNGIGFDRTSASRRSDSSSGLGLPSMKERTELSGGTFSVESTEGAGTTLCATWPL
- a CDS encoding 6-phosphofructokinase, with translation MGKRRVGILTGGGDCAGLNAVIRGITKSAVNNFDMEVVGFYDGFLGLIEKRFTILTFEMVSGILTQGGTILGSSNKANPFEHRVREGGQERCVDVSEECVALCEDLAMDALICVGGDGTMTIAEKLSRKGVNVIGLPKTIDKDLAETDITFGFDTARTVATEAIDRIHTTAQSHHRVMLIEVMGRNAGWLALEAGIAAGADIVLIPEIPYSIKEIIGVARRRSRFGRQFSIVVVAEGAAPVGGTQTVHRIVKDSPDPIRLGGISHRIATEIEEQTGIECRVTILGHVQRGGTPTPLDRLLATRFAVKAMELVEERCYNHMVAFQGGETVPVPIEKVAGRQRLVPLDSPLIKTARSVGTSLG